A stretch of the Nicotiana tabacum cultivar K326 chromosome 6, ASM71507v2, whole genome shotgun sequence genome encodes the following:
- the LOC107789205 gene encoding 12-oxophytodienoate reductase 1-like → MENNAAQIPESRQDIPLLTPYKMGIFQLSHRVVLAPLTRQRSYGNVPQPHAILYYSQRTTKGGLLIAEATGVSDTAQGYPQTPGIWTKEQVEAWKPIVNAVHAKGGIFFCQIWHVGRVSHKDFQPNGQAPISCTDKPLTPQIRANGVDVAQFTPPRRLTIDEIPQIVNDFRLAAKNAIEAGFDGVEIHGAHGYLIDQFMKDQVNDRTDHYGGSLENRCRFAHEIVEAVVNEIGADRVGIRLSPFASYMESGDSNPSALGLYMAESLNKYGIAYCHMVEPRMKTVGEKVECPESLVPMRKAFKGTFMVAGGYDRGDGNKAVVEDRADLVAYGRLFLANPDLPRRFELDAPLNKYNRDTFYISDPVVGYSDYPFLETTA, encoded by the exons ATGGAAAACAATGCTGCTCAAATTCCAGAAAGCAGACAAGACATTCCTCTACTGACCCCTTATAAAATGGGAATTTTTCAGTTATCTCATAG GGTTGTATTGGCGCCATTGACGAGGCAGAGATCTTATGGCAATGTTCCTCAGCCACATGCTATCCTTTATTACTCTCAACGAACCACAAAAGGGGGTCTTCTAATAGCAGAAGCCACAGGAGTTTCTGACACTGCCCAAGG GTATCCACAAACACCTGGTATATGGACAAAGGAGCAAGTTGAGGCCTGGAAACCAATTGTAAATGCAGTCCATGCCAAAGGAGGAATCTTTTTTTGCCAAATTTGGCATGTTGGGAGAGTTTCCCACAAAG ATTTTCAGCCCAATGGACAGGCTCCTATCTCCTGCACAGACAAGCCATTAACACCTCAAATTCGTGCCAATGGCGTGGATGTTGCACAATTTACACCACCACGGCGGCTGACAATAGATGAAATTCCTCAGATTGTTAACGATTTTAGGCTTGCTGCTAAAAATGCCATTGAAGCTG GATTTGATGGGGTTGAGATCCATGGAGCTCATGGCTATCTAATCGACCAGTTTATGAAAGACCAAGTCAATGATCGAACGGACCATTATGGAGGGTCTTTAGAGAACCGTTGCAGATTCGCACACGAAATAGTTGAAGCAGTTGTAAATGAGATAGGAGCTGACAGAGTTGGAATAAGGCTTTCCCCATTTGCAAGCTACATGGAATCAGGAGACTCAAACCCAAGTGCTTTGGGACTTTACATGGCCGAATCCTTGAATAAGTATGGCATTGCTTACTGCCACATGGTTGAGCCAAGGATGAAAACAGTTGGGGAAAAAGTTGAATGTCCTGAAAGCCTTGTACCAATGAGGAAGGCATTCAAAGGTACTTTTATGGTAGCTGGTGGTTATGATAGAGGAGATGGAAACAAAGCTGTGGTTGAAGACCGAGCTGATCTTGTTGCGTATGGACGTCTATTCTTAGCCAATCCAGATTTACCAAGGCGATTTGAGCTCGATGCACCTCTCAACAAGTATAACAGGGATACATTCTATATATCTGATCCTGTTGTTGGCTATAGTGACTATCCATTTCTAGAAACCACGGCATGA
- the LOC107789205 gene encoding 12-oxophytodienoate reductase 1-like isoform X2: MVVLAPLTRQRSYGNVPQPHAILYYSQRTTKGGLLIAEATGVSDTAQGYPQTPGIWTKEQVEAWKPIVNAVHAKGGIFFCQIWHVGRVSHKDFQPNGQAPISCTDKPLTPQIRANGVDVAQFTPPRRLTIDEIPQIVNDFRLAAKNAIEAGFDGVEIHGAHGYLIDQFMKDQVNDRTDHYGGSLENRCRFAHEIVEAVVNEIGADRVGIRLSPFASYMESGDSNPSALGLYMAESLNKYGIAYCHMVEPRMKTVGEKVECPESLVPMRKAFKGTFMVAGGYDRGDGNKAVVEDRADLVAYGRLFLANPDLPRRFELDAPLNKYNRDTFYISDPVVGYSDYPFLETTA; the protein is encoded by the exons AT GGTTGTATTGGCGCCATTGACGAGGCAGAGATCTTATGGCAATGTTCCTCAGCCACATGCTATCCTTTATTACTCTCAACGAACCACAAAAGGGGGTCTTCTAATAGCAGAAGCCACAGGAGTTTCTGACACTGCCCAAGG GTATCCACAAACACCTGGTATATGGACAAAGGAGCAAGTTGAGGCCTGGAAACCAATTGTAAATGCAGTCCATGCCAAAGGAGGAATCTTTTTTTGCCAAATTTGGCATGTTGGGAGAGTTTCCCACAAAG ATTTTCAGCCCAATGGACAGGCTCCTATCTCCTGCACAGACAAGCCATTAACACCTCAAATTCGTGCCAATGGCGTGGATGTTGCACAATTTACACCACCACGGCGGCTGACAATAGATGAAATTCCTCAGATTGTTAACGATTTTAGGCTTGCTGCTAAAAATGCCATTGAAGCTG GATTTGATGGGGTTGAGATCCATGGAGCTCATGGCTATCTAATCGACCAGTTTATGAAAGACCAAGTCAATGATCGAACGGACCATTATGGAGGGTCTTTAGAGAACCGTTGCAGATTCGCACACGAAATAGTTGAAGCAGTTGTAAATGAGATAGGAGCTGACAGAGTTGGAATAAGGCTTTCCCCATTTGCAAGCTACATGGAATCAGGAGACTCAAACCCAAGTGCTTTGGGACTTTACATGGCCGAATCCTTGAATAAGTATGGCATTGCTTACTGCCACATGGTTGAGCCAAGGATGAAAACAGTTGGGGAAAAAGTTGAATGTCCTGAAAGCCTTGTACCAATGAGGAAGGCATTCAAAGGTACTTTTATGGTAGCTGGTGGTTATGATAGAGGAGATGGAAACAAAGCTGTGGTTGAAGACCGAGCTGATCTTGTTGCGTATGGACGTCTATTCTTAGCCAATCCAGATTTACCAAGGCGATTTGAGCTCGATGCACCTCTCAACAAGTATAACAGGGATACATTCTATATATCTGATCCTGTTGTTGGCTATAGTGACTATCCATTTCTAGAAACCACGGCATGA
- the LOC107789205 gene encoding 12-oxophytodienoate reductase 1-like isoform X1, with amino-acid sequence MHFLRQGSIETVILRVVLAPLTRQRSYGNVPQPHAILYYSQRTTKGGLLIAEATGVSDTAQGYPQTPGIWTKEQVEAWKPIVNAVHAKGGIFFCQIWHVGRVSHKDFQPNGQAPISCTDKPLTPQIRANGVDVAQFTPPRRLTIDEIPQIVNDFRLAAKNAIEAGFDGVEIHGAHGYLIDQFMKDQVNDRTDHYGGSLENRCRFAHEIVEAVVNEIGADRVGIRLSPFASYMESGDSNPSALGLYMAESLNKYGIAYCHMVEPRMKTVGEKVECPESLVPMRKAFKGTFMVAGGYDRGDGNKAVVEDRADLVAYGRLFLANPDLPRRFELDAPLNKYNRDTFYISDPVVGYSDYPFLETTA; translated from the exons ATGCATTTTTTGAGACAAGGATCTATCGAAACCGTAATATTAAG GGTTGTATTGGCGCCATTGACGAGGCAGAGATCTTATGGCAATGTTCCTCAGCCACATGCTATCCTTTATTACTCTCAACGAACCACAAAAGGGGGTCTTCTAATAGCAGAAGCCACAGGAGTTTCTGACACTGCCCAAGG GTATCCACAAACACCTGGTATATGGACAAAGGAGCAAGTTGAGGCCTGGAAACCAATTGTAAATGCAGTCCATGCCAAAGGAGGAATCTTTTTTTGCCAAATTTGGCATGTTGGGAGAGTTTCCCACAAAG ATTTTCAGCCCAATGGACAGGCTCCTATCTCCTGCACAGACAAGCCATTAACACCTCAAATTCGTGCCAATGGCGTGGATGTTGCACAATTTACACCACCACGGCGGCTGACAATAGATGAAATTCCTCAGATTGTTAACGATTTTAGGCTTGCTGCTAAAAATGCCATTGAAGCTG GATTTGATGGGGTTGAGATCCATGGAGCTCATGGCTATCTAATCGACCAGTTTATGAAAGACCAAGTCAATGATCGAACGGACCATTATGGAGGGTCTTTAGAGAACCGTTGCAGATTCGCACACGAAATAGTTGAAGCAGTTGTAAATGAGATAGGAGCTGACAGAGTTGGAATAAGGCTTTCCCCATTTGCAAGCTACATGGAATCAGGAGACTCAAACCCAAGTGCTTTGGGACTTTACATGGCCGAATCCTTGAATAAGTATGGCATTGCTTACTGCCACATGGTTGAGCCAAGGATGAAAACAGTTGGGGAAAAAGTTGAATGTCCTGAAAGCCTTGTACCAATGAGGAAGGCATTCAAAGGTACTTTTATGGTAGCTGGTGGTTATGATAGAGGAGATGGAAACAAAGCTGTGGTTGAAGACCGAGCTGATCTTGTTGCGTATGGACGTCTATTCTTAGCCAATCCAGATTTACCAAGGCGATTTGAGCTCGATGCACCTCTCAACAAGTATAACAGGGATACATTCTATATATCTGATCCTGTTGTTGGCTATAGTGACTATCCATTTCTAGAAACCACGGCATGA